A genome region from Tolypothrix sp. PCC 7712 includes the following:
- a CDS encoding DUF1995 family protein produces the protein MSELPKSLEEAIAQSRIATQAALADGCTRLQVEYLFPELKMMLVAADFLPMFAEYGSGLKIFFADAGAAALARREWADTPYKIEDIGTGRATPVGSKVKPEDEIFLFITPTSVEVPQMEKLCQEIGDRPIVLLNPRLEDFGIVGIGYAGRQTRQRFISTIESSYYLRPVDDETAVFRCYPGLWEVWVEKDGDYQKITELPNRPSGDELDLILMKQSQTATDGTPAKKPSVFKSLQRFIKALSS, from the coding sequence ATGAGTGAACTTCCCAAGAGTCTTGAAGAAGCGATCGCCCAATCTCGCATAGCTACCCAAGCAGCTTTAGCTGATGGTTGTACTCGCTTACAAGTTGAGTATTTGTTTCCCGAACTTAAAATGATGCTGGTGGCGGCAGACTTTTTACCAATGTTTGCCGAATATGGTTCTGGCTTGAAGATTTTCTTTGCTGATGCTGGTGCTGCTGCCCTTGCTCGTCGTGAATGGGCAGATACGCCATATAAAATTGAGGATATTGGTACAGGTAGGGCAACTCCTGTCGGATCAAAAGTGAAGCCAGAGGATGAAATTTTTCTCTTTATTACCCCAACATCTGTGGAAGTCCCGCAGATGGAAAAACTTTGTCAAGAAATAGGCGATCGCCCCATAGTTCTTTTAAATCCCCGCCTCGAAGATTTTGGGATTGTCGGTATTGGTTATGCAGGAAGACAAACCCGTCAACGTTTTATTAGCACCATAGAATCTTCCTACTACCTCCGCCCTGTAGACGACGAAACAGCCGTTTTCCGGTGCTACCCTGGGTTATGGGAAGTTTGGGTAGAAAAAGACGGCGATTATCAAAAAATCACAGAATTACCCAACAGACCTTCAGGTGATGAGTTAGATCTCATTCTAATGAAACAATCCCAAACAGCAACAGACGGTACACCTGCCAAAAAACCAAGTGTGTTTAAGAGTTTGCAACGATTCATCAAAGCGTTGAGTAGTTAG